A portion of the Chloroflexota bacterium genome contains these proteins:
- a CDS encoding phage portal protein, whose protein sequence is MGMMEDLRMADTMALLDRAVAALRTQGRRQRAYWEYYEGDQPLLYVTESVRNYFRSRARSQLRFVENWVSVVVASVLERIHLQALHHTNPKVDAVLQRLLAEGDVVGLSYDVHEQALATGEAYLIVWPSLTDMQQRMPRPFFQVPGSVVALVDNEDATRMVAAAKWWKDSEGFVRLTLYTPEALYRYRSRARAAGSDSGEDITDARAFAPYGTETAPAVEANPTGRLPVVRFQTHKAAATPEYLKAAPAQDMLNKTLADQMVTGEWGAFPQRYIVTNADLSQLESKPAGLWEIPAGVEGVEPTKVGQFDPADLSNYTKVIEHFVAAIAAISRVPSYYLRAGGETPSGEALRLMDSVLVHRAKARMAAFAPAWKQVARLMLAFEGVQADLADLQVEFADPAVTFPDKVADARAKNRQAGMPLTSILREEGKPEAFIRQVQDDLLEERQEASLEAGLAQLLAGRAE, encoded by the coding sequence ATGGGCATGATGGAGGACTTGAGGATGGCAGACACAATGGCGCTTCTTGACCGTGCTGTAGCCGCCCTGCGAACTCAGGGGCGGAGGCAGCGGGCATATTGGGAATACTACGAGGGTGACCAGCCATTGCTCTACGTCACCGAATCGGTGCGCAACTATTTCCGCTCACGGGCGCGAAGCCAGTTGCGGTTTGTGGAGAACTGGGTTTCTGTGGTGGTGGCTTCGGTGCTGGAACGCATCCACCTGCAGGCGTTGCACCACACCAACCCCAAGGTAGACGCGGTGCTGCAGCGCTTGCTGGCAGAGGGCGATGTTGTGGGGCTTTCCTATGATGTGCACGAGCAGGCGCTGGCCACAGGTGAGGCGTATCTCATTGTATGGCCTTCCCTGACGGATATGCAGCAGCGGATGCCCAGGCCGTTCTTCCAGGTTCCCGGCAGCGTCGTGGCGCTGGTTGACAATGAGGATGCAACTCGCATGGTTGCAGCAGCGAAGTGGTGGAAAGATAGCGAAGGGTTCGTGCGGCTTACGCTTTACACGCCAGAGGCGCTGTACCGCTATCGCAGTCGGGCCAGGGCTGCAGGGAGCGATTCGGGCGAGGACATTACCGACGCGAGGGCATTCGCACCTTATGGCACCGAGACAGCCCCGGCAGTGGAAGCCAATCCGACCGGGCGGTTGCCAGTGGTGCGGTTTCAGACCCACAAGGCGGCGGCAACGCCGGAGTATCTGAAAGCAGCGCCAGCGCAAGACATGCTGAACAAGACGCTGGCTGACCAAATGGTGACTGGCGAATGGGGTGCGTTCCCGCAGCGGTATATCGTGACGAATGCTGACCTCTCGCAGTTGGAGAGCAAGCCTGCCGGGTTGTGGGAGATACCGGCGGGCGTCGAGGGCGTCGAGCCCACGAAAGTTGGGCAGTTCGACCCCGCAGATTTGAGCAATTACACGAAGGTAATTGAGCATTTCGTAGCGGCAATTGCAGCAATCAGCCGTGTGCCTTCCTACTACCTGCGAGCGGGCGGGGAGACGCCCTCGGGTGAAGCGTTGCGGTTGATGGATTCGGTTTTAGTGCACCGAGCGAAGGCGCGGATGGCAGCGTTTGCGCCCGCATGGAAACAAGTGGCGCGGTTGATGCTGGCGTTTGAGGGCGTACAGGCTGACCTGGCCGATTTGCAGGTTGAATTTGCTGACCCCGCCGTGACATTCCCCGACAAGGTGGCCGATGCGCGGGCGAAGAACCGGCAGGCCGGGATGCCATTGACCTCCATTTTGCGGGAGGAGGGCAAGCCTGAGGCATTCATCAGGCAGGTGCAAGACGACCTGTTGGAAGAGCGACAAGAAGCGAGCCTCGAAGCCGGGCTGGCGCAGTTACTGGCCGGGCGAGCGGAGTGA
- a CDS encoding phage major capsid protein gives MAYNDAITRTDADALIEESVANQIFESMATDSMIMRLGTRLADMPAHVHRLPVLSLLPTAYFVNGDSGLKQTTKMAWENKYITAEEIAAIIPIPEAVIDDASYPIWDQVRPQVAAALARVFDSAVLFGVNAPSTWPGGLFQGTVDTSHVVNLGDITTDPKLYTAIFDEGGVLAKVEDSGYLVSGHIGAISLRAKLRGLRDTNGNPLFVRAMQEGTRYELDGEPIEFPRNGAWLTSLTYSGNTYTNPLLISGDFTQLVWSFRQGLRWKLLDQAVIQDGSGNIIYNLAQQDMVALRVTVRLGWQLPNPVNPVDGSANRYPFAALAESVAAAA, from the coding sequence ATGGCCTATAACGATGCTATTACCCGTACCGATGCCGATGCGCTCATTGAAGAGAGCGTGGCAAACCAGATTTTCGAGAGCATGGCGACCGATTCCATGATTATGCGGCTGGGCACCCGCCTGGCTGACATGCCTGCCCATGTGCACCGTCTGCCGGTGCTTTCGCTGCTGCCGACCGCCTATTTCGTGAATGGCGACTCTGGCCTGAAGCAGACGACCAAGATGGCGTGGGAGAACAAGTACATCACCGCCGAAGAGATTGCTGCCATCATCCCGATTCCCGAAGCGGTCATCGACGACGCCAGTTACCCGATTTGGGACCAGGTGCGCCCGCAAGTGGCGGCAGCACTGGCCCGCGTGTTCGACAGCGCGGTGCTGTTTGGCGTGAACGCTCCCTCGACCTGGCCGGGCGGCCTGTTCCAGGGCACGGTTGACACCAGCCACGTGGTGAACCTCGGTGACATCACCACCGACCCGAAACTGTATACCGCCATTTTCGACGAAGGCGGCGTGCTGGCAAAGGTGGAAGACAGCGGCTATCTGGTCTCCGGGCACATTGGGGCAATCTCGCTGCGGGCAAAGCTGCGCGGCCTGCGCGACACCAACGGCAACCCGCTCTTCGTGCGGGCGATGCAGGAAGGTACGCGCTATGAGTTGGACGGTGAACCTATTGAGTTCCCGCGCAACGGCGCGTGGCTCACTTCGCTGACTTACAGCGGCAACACCTACACCAACCCGCTGCTAATTTCCGGCGATTTCACGCAATTGGTGTGGTCGTTCCGCCAGGGTTTGCGCTGGAAACTGCTTGACCAAGCCGTGATTCAGGACGGCAGCGGCAACATCATCTACAACCTGGCACAACAGGACATGGTTGCGCTGCGCGTGACCGTTCGGCTGGGCTGGCAGTTGCCGAACCCGGTGAATCCCGTGGACGGCAGCGCGAACCGCTACCCGTTTGCGGCGCTGGCTGAGTCTGTGGCTGCTGCTGCGTAG